A stretch of the Leptospiraceae bacterium genome encodes the following:
- a CDS encoding cbb3-type cytochrome c oxidase subunit I: MAHTETHSHDYLNHQKGLWSWLTTIDHKRIGIMYLIVILFFFLIGGIFALLIRMELFTAGPTLGIDPGTYNRLMTFHGAIMVFMVIVPGIPSIFGNFLIPIMIGAKDVAFPRLNLASWYVFMTGAIIAFASLFFGGADTGWTFYTPYSIRQPNGVIFVVLGAFTMGMASILTGLNFIVTVHKLRAPGQTMTRIPLFVWATYATAIIQVLATPVLGITLLLLIAEKTLGVGIFDPALGGDPVLFQHFFWFYSHPAVYIMVLPAMGIISELIATYSKKTVFGYTAIAYSSLAIAAVSFIVWGHHMFVSSQSEFAGIMFSIITMLVGVPTAIKLFNWIATMYMGSIKLDAPMLFAIGFMFLFTIGGLTGVWLATLGMDVHFHDTYFVVAHFHYVMVGGTLMAFTGGIFYWFPKMFGKICKDSIARVSWVFIFTGFNVTFFPQFILGAMGMPRRYFDYLPQYESLNQVSTVGSWLIGFGFLIALYAIIDGLLRGEKASNNPWGGTTLEWLATSPPHHENFEKTPVVSVGPYEYR, translated from the coding sequence ATGGCGCATACAGAAACACATAGTCATGATTATTTGAATCATCAGAAGGGCTTATGGTCTTGGCTAACAACGATTGACCATAAGAGAATTGGAATCATGTATTTGATTGTAATTCTATTCTTTTTCTTAATTGGGGGCATTTTTGCCCTTTTAATCCGTATGGAATTATTTACAGCCGGTCCAACACTAGGCATTGATCCAGGGACTTACAATCGACTCATGACTTTTCATGGGGCGATTATGGTCTTCATGGTAATCGTTCCTGGCATTCCATCTATCTTTGGTAACTTTCTAATTCCAATTATGATAGGCGCAAAGGACGTTGCATTTCCTCGACTAAATCTAGCTAGCTGGTATGTATTTATGACGGGTGCGATCATTGCGTTTGCTTCTTTGTTTTTTGGAGGAGCGGATACAGGATGGACATTTTACACTCCCTATAGTATCAGACAACCAAACGGAGTAATCTTTGTAGTGCTCGGAGCATTCACAATGGGGATGGCTTCTATTTTAACAGGTCTTAATTTTATCGTAACCGTTCATAAATTGAGAGCGCCAGGTCAGACAATGACTCGGATTCCTCTTTTTGTTTGGGCAACTTACGCGACTGCGATCATTCAAGTATTAGCAACTCCGGTATTAGGTATAACACTCTTACTCCTAATCGCTGAAAAGACATTAGGCGTTGGGATTTTTGATCCTGCGTTAGGGGGAGATCCAGTATTGTTTCAACATTTCTTCTGGTTCTATTCTCATCCTGCTGTTTATATCATGGTTCTTCCTGCGATGGGGATTATCAGTGAGTTAATTGCTACTTATTCTAAAAAGACTGTGTTTGGTTATACTGCGATTGCTTATTCAAGCTTAGCGATTGCGGCAGTAAGTTTTATTGTTTGGGGACATCATATGTTTGTAAGTAGCCAATCAGAATTTGCTGGTATCATGTTCTCTATTATCACAATGCTTGTAGGAGTTCCTACTGCTATAAAACTTTTTAACTGGATTGCAACGATGTATATGGGTTCTATTAAGCTAGATGCTCCTATGCTTTTTGCGATTGGGTTTATGTTCTTGTTCACAATCGGTGGATTGACAGGTGTTTGGCTTGCAACTCTTGGAATGGACGTTCACTTTCACGATACTTATTTTGTAGTGGCTCACTTCCATTATGTAATGGTTGGGGGAACACTGATGGCATTTACCGGTGGAATCTTCTATTGGTTTCCTAAAATGTTTGGAAAGATTTGTAAAGATAGCATTGCGAGAGTTTCTTGGGTGTTTATTTTCACTGGCTTTAATGTTACCTTCTTCCCACAATTCATCTTAGGTGCGATGGGTATGCCAAGAAGATACTTCGACTATCTTCCACAGTATGAATCTTTGAATCAAGTCTCTACAGTTGGGTCTTGGCTCATTGGATTTGGATTTTTAATTGCTCTTTATGCTATTATAGATGGGCTTTTGAGAGGCGAAAAGGCTTCGAATAATCCTTGGGGCGGAACTACTTTAGAGTGGTTAGCTACTTCTCCTCCTCACCATGAAAATTTTGAAAAAACTCCAGTAGTAAGTGTAGGTCCGTATGAGTACCGTTAA
- a CDS encoding cytochrome c oxidase subunit 3 family protein, with translation MSTVKTESHFHHAHHFDSAEHQYSSAKQGIWLFMVTEILMFGGLFVAYLIYKSLYAPVFHVGSSYLDVKMGTINTFLLITSSFTMALGIYFNQKNERKKAVISLALTILCAIGFMTVKFFEYNHKIHLGLVPGKFFNNPEFVQKVADFATNMQATSSAYQEIDIAALKKIAPLYFGFYFVMTGLHGFHVIIGACLIFWVMIRTAKGDFGSEYYTPVEGVGLFWHIVDLIWIYLFPLLYLVG, from the coding sequence ATGAGTACCGTTAAAACAGAATCCCATTTTCATCACGCTCACCACTTTGACAGTGCTGAGCATCAATATTCTTCAGCCAAGCAGGGTATTTGGCTGTTTATGGTTACCGAAATTTTAATGTTCGGTGGATTGTTCGTTGCGTATTTGATTTACAAATCACTGTATGCACCTGTGTTTCATGTTGGAAGTTCTTACCTCGACGTGAAGATGGGAACGATCAATACATTCCTTCTTATTACGAGTTCTTTTACAATGGCTTTGGGGATTTACTTCAACCAAAAGAATGAGCGTAAGAAAGCTGTGATCAGTCTTGCGCTTACAATTCTTTGTGCAATTGGATTTATGACTGTCAAGTTCTTTGAATACAATCATAAGATTCATTTAGGACTTGTTCCGGGTAAGTTTTTTAACAATCCTGAGTTTGTGCAAAAGGTAGCAGATTTTGCTACGAATATGCAAGCTACATCTTCGGCTTATCAAGAAATTGATATTGCAGCATTAAAAAAGATTGCTCCCTTATACTTTGGATTTTACTTTGTAATGACAGGTCTTCATGGTTTTCACGTAATCATTGGAGCTTGTTTGATTTTTTGGGTAATGATAAGAACAGCGAAGGGCGACTTTGGCTCAGAATACTACACTCCTGTTGAAGGTGTAGGTTTATTCTGGCATATTGTAGACTTGATCTGGATTTATTTATTCCCACTTTTATATTTAGTAGGTTAA
- a CDS encoding cytochrome C oxidase subunit IV family protein → MEEFVNYALYFIACVCVLVPLFGLGLAPGIIVNLELAAILGSLYSQIVEKGLIKALIKDKGDSPMIRPMVPALENVQRTIDSIEDGTFGKKKIDKHEEHGHHIIPISVYTGVLAILAVGTIITVGVAQLDFGPWNTVIAMFVATIKASFVLLFFMHLKYDNAMNKVIFGSGFFFLLILFSFSVIDIYTRVKPILGFPKF, encoded by the coding sequence ATGGAAGAATTTGTAAATTACGCACTGTATTTTATAGCATGTGTTTGTGTTTTAGTTCCTTTATTTGGTTTAGGACTTGCACCGGGGATTATTGTGAACTTAGAATTAGCTGCAATTCTTGGAAGTCTGTATTCTCAAATCGTTGAGAAAGGCTTGATTAAAGCTCTTATCAAGGATAAGGGTGATTCTCCAATGATTAGACCGATGGTTCCCGCCTTAGAAAATGTGCAGAGAACCATTGATTCAATCGAAGACGGAACATTCGGAAAAAAAAAAATAGATAAACACGAAGAACATGGCCACCATATAATTCCAATTTCTGTCTACACAGGCGTTTTAGCTATATTAGCTGTCGGAACGATCATTACTGTTGGAGTAGCACAGCTAGATTTCGGACCTTGGAATACTGTGATTGCCATGTTCGTTGCAACGATCAAAGCAAGCTTTGTCTTGTTATTCTTCATGCATTTGAAGTATGATAACGCAATGAACAAGGTTATTTTTGGCTCGGGCTTTTTCTTTTTACTGATTTTATTCTCTTTTAGTGTTATCGATATTTATACGAGAGTAAAACCAATTTTAGGATTTCCTAAGTTTTAA
- a CDS encoding DUF3368 domain-containing protein — protein sequence MVERVMPLLDALRKDAGFWISDVLYHDILMQAAE from the coding sequence GTGGTAGAACGAGTTATGCCGCTACTAGATGCACTACGAAAGGATGCAGGCTTTTGGATTAGTGATGTGCTGTATCATGATATACTAATGCAAGCTGCTGAGTAA
- a CDS encoding UPF0175 family protein yields MSVLISSEIVNQTGMSEQEFLTEISVLFFQMNKLSLGKAAKLCGLHQFQFQKILATRKIPIHYDIEDLKQDLIHLQKI; encoded by the coding sequence ATGTCAGTCTTAATCTCATCAGAAATTGTAAATCAAACTGGAATGTCCGAACAGGAATTTCTAACGGAAATTTCTGTTTTGTTTTTCCAGATGAATAAATTGAGTCTGGGCAAAGCTGCTAAGCTTTGTGGGTTGCATCAATTCCAATTCCAAAAGATTTTAGCTACCAGAAAAATTCCCATTCACTATGACATAGAAGATTTAAAACAAGATCTAATACATTTACAGAAAATATGA
- a CDS encoding type II toxin-antitoxin system RelE/ParE family toxin, producing the protein MPENIYWSPKAIDHLRGIRDYIAKDSNIYAKNVISQILQKIEAIGKSPLSGRIVPEYNQSELRERRYGNYRIVYRIKTDKIEIAAIFHTAQILKDLD; encoded by the coding sequence ATGCCTGAAAATATCTACTGGTCTCCTAAAGCAATTGACCATCTCAGAGGAATCAGAGATTATATAGCTAAAGATTCTAACATCTATGCTAAAAATGTAATATCACAAATTCTTCAAAAAATAGAAGCAATAGGCAAATCTCCGTTATCTGGTAGAATTGTTCCCGAATACAATCAAAGTGAACTACGTGAAAGACGCTATGGCAATTACAGAATCGTATATAGAATAAAGACCGACAAAATAGAAATAGCCGCAATCTTTCATACTGCTCAAATTCTAAAAGATTTAGATTAA